One window of the Streptomyces sp. NBC_00259 genome contains the following:
- a CDS encoding LLM class F420-dependent oxidoreductase — translation MRLGLNLRYLGNLGAGADPRTSARYVQEAERLDYAVAWTAEAFSSDAVSLLGYLAAQTSRIELGTAAMQIPARSPAMTAMTATTLDILSEGRFRLGLGVSGPQVAEGWHGARFDRPLARTREYVDIVRMALRREDVVYDGTHYRLPLPDGPGKPLRLGTRPRRKDVPVYLAAVGPRNVELAGEIADGWLSVFFQPATVAEHLPLLRAGRARTGRDLTGFDVVSSMPAVVGDDVADCADRVRMYTAHYLGGMGSRKENFYNRLAARMGYADAARRVQELYLEGRPREAAAAIPRQFLERTCLLGPVERIADTLREHAEAGVTTLSVMIFPVDAEDGLRTLRALADALGKAGVG, via the coding sequence ATGAGACTCGGACTGAACCTGCGCTACCTCGGCAACCTCGGCGCGGGTGCCGACCCGAGGACCTCCGCCAGGTACGTACAGGAGGCGGAGCGGCTCGACTACGCGGTGGCCTGGACCGCCGAGGCCTTCAGTTCCGACGCGGTGTCCCTGCTCGGCTACCTCGCCGCGCAGACCAGCCGCATCGAACTCGGCACGGCCGCCATGCAGATCCCGGCCCGCAGCCCCGCCATGACCGCGATGACCGCCACCACACTCGACATCCTCTCCGAGGGCCGCTTCCGGCTCGGCCTGGGCGTCTCGGGGCCGCAGGTCGCCGAGGGCTGGCACGGCGCGCGTTTCGACAGGCCGCTGGCACGCACCCGCGAGTACGTGGACATCGTCCGCATGGCACTGCGCAGAGAGGACGTCGTCTACGACGGCACGCACTACCGGCTCCCGCTGCCCGACGGACCGGGCAAGCCGCTGCGCCTCGGCACCCGGCCGCGCCGCAAGGACGTGCCGGTCTACCTGGCGGCGGTCGGCCCGCGCAACGTGGAACTGGCCGGGGAGATCGCCGACGGCTGGCTGTCCGTGTTCTTCCAGCCCGCGACCGTCGCCGAGCACCTGCCACTGCTGCGCGCCGGGCGGGCCAGGACGGGCCGGGACCTGACGGGATTCGACGTCGTCTCCTCGATGCCCGCGGTCGTCGGCGACGACGTCGCCGACTGTGCCGACCGCGTCCGCATGTACACCGCGCACTATCTCGGCGGCATGGGCTCCCGCAAGGAGAACTTCTACAACCGTCTCGCCGCCCGCATGGGCTACGCCGACGCCGCACGGCGCGTCCAGGAGCTCTACCTGGAGGGCCGCCCGCGCGAGGCGGCCGCGGCGATCCCCCGGCAGTTCCTGGAACGGACCTGTCTGCTGGGCCCCGTCGAGCGCATCGCCGACACCCTGCGGGAGCACGCCGAGGCGGGCGTCACCACGCTCTCCGTGATGATCTTCCCCGTCGACGCGGAGGACGGCCTGCGGACCCTGCGCGCACTCGCCGACGCGCTGGGAAAGGCGGGCGTGGGTTGA